A portion of the Manihot esculenta cultivar AM560-2 chromosome 2, M.esculenta_v8, whole genome shotgun sequence genome contains these proteins:
- the LOC110609980 gene encoding ATP synthase subunit delta, chloroplastic, which yields MAALLNTPVSLQSKIPPAARVSGAVSSQRPINLSFSASFPSINLTSTSRARGGGGGGATGAKMSATAAASYATALADVAKGNNTLEATSADVEKVEKLFSDPQVFDFFSNPTIDTEKKRQLLDEIVESSGLQPHTANFLNILVDAKRIDLMKDIVKEFELVYNSLTDTELAVVTSVVKLESQHLAQIAKQVQKLTGAKNVRIKTVLDPSLVAGFTVRFGSGGSKLIDMSVKKQLDEIAAQLDVV from the coding sequence ATGGCCGCTCTTCTGAACACCCCAGTTTCCCTTCAGTCCAAAATACCACCGGCTGCACGAGTCTCAGGAGCCGTCTCGTCTCAAAGACCCATCAACCTCTCTTTCTCCGCCTCTTTCCCATCTATCAACCTAACATCCACCTCCCGTGCCCGCGGCGGCGGCGGTGGGGGTGCTACGGGAGCGAAAATGTCAGCTACTGCCGCTGCTAGTTATGCCACAGCCCTGGCTGACGTTGCCAAGGGGAACAACACCCTGGAAGCGACCTCCGCTGACGTGGAAAAAGTCGAGAAGCTCTTTTCGGACCCCCAAGTGTTCGACTTTTTCTCCAACCCAACAATCGATACCGAGAAGAAACGCCAACTGCTTGACGAAATTGTGGAGTCGTCGGGACTCCAGCCCCACACCGCAAATTTCTTGAACATTTTGGTTGATGCCAAGCGCATTGACTTGATGAAAGATATTGTGAAGGAATTCGAGTTGGTGTACAATAGTTTAACGGATACAGAGCTTGCGGTTGTGACTTCTGTTGTGAAGTTGGAGTCACAGCACTTAGCCCAGATAGCAAAGCAAGTTCAGAAACTCACTGGAGCTAAGAACGTGAGGATTAAGACTGTACTTGATCCTAGCTTGGTTGCTGGGTTCACTGTAAGATTTGGGAGCGGGGGTTCTAAGCTGATTGATATGAGTGTGAAGAAGCAGTTGGATGAAATTGCTGCCCAGCTTGATGTTGTTTGA
- the LOC110609872 gene encoding angio-associated migratory cell protein codes for MNTPSSIHDEDDHDDGEVFLDDADIIHEVTVDDEDLPDADDDGGSDDEIGEGPDESMHIFTGHTGELYTVACSPTDPTLVATGGQDDKGFLWKIGLGDWASELQGHTDSVSSLAFSVDGQLLASGGMDGVVQIWDASSGNFKYKFENPGGEIEWVRWHPRGHLILAGSEDSNAWMWNADKGVFLNMFSGHGSRVTCGDFTPDGKTICTGSDDATLRIWNPRSGENVHVVRGHPYHSAGLTCLALSSDSTLAITGSQDNSVHVVNIITGKVVSSLVSHSDSVECVGFAPSSPWAATGSLDHKLIIWDLQHSSPRSICDHEDGVACLTWLGTSKYLATGCLDGKIRVWDSLSGDCIRTFSGHAGAIQSLSASANLDFLVSASIDGTARVFEISEFR; via the exons ATGAATACTCCAAGTTCAATCCACGACGAAGATGATCATGATGACGGCGAGGTTTTCCTCGACGACGCTGATATCATCCACGAAGTTACCGTCGACGACGAAG ATCTTCCCGACGCGGACGATGATGGTGGCTCTGATGATGAAATTGGAG AGGGACCTGATGAGTCTATGCACATATTCACTGGTCATACTG GTGAACTCTATACAGTTGCCTGCAGTCCGACAGATCCTACATTAGTGGCAACTGGAGGCCAGGATGACAAGGGGTTTCTTTGGAAAATTGGTCTGGGAGATTGGGCTTCCGAACTCCAag GTCATACTGATTCTGTATCTAGTTTAGCCTTTAGTGTTGATGGACAATTACTTGCATCTGGGGGGATGGATGGAGTTGTCCAAATTTGGGATGCTTCATCAGGaaactttaaatataaatttgaaaatcCTGGAGGGGAAATTGAG TGGGTCAGATGGCATCCAAGAGGGCATCTTATCTTGGCTGGTTCTGAAGACTCTAATGCCTGGATGTGGAATGCTGATAAAGGTGTCTTTCTTAATATGTTCTCTGGACATGGTAGTAGGGTGACTTGTGGTGATTTTACCCCTGATG GCAAAACAATCTGCACTGGATCTGATGATGCAACATTGAGGATATGGAATCCAAGGAGTGGAGAAAATGTGCATGTTGTGAGAG GCCATCCATATCACAGTGCAGGACTTACATGCTTGGCGCTGAGTTCAGATTCTACTCTTGCCATTACTGGTTCACAGGACAATTCTGTCCATGTTGTGAATATAATAACTGGGAAG GTAGTCAGTTCTTTGGTTTCTCACTCAGATTCAGTGGAATGTGTTGGCTTTGCACCAAG TTCCCCTTGGGCTGCAACGGGAAGCTTGGATCACAAGCTTATCATTTGGGATCTACAGCATTCATCACCTCGCTCCATTTGTGATCATGAG GATGGAGTTGCATGCTTGACATGGCTTGGCACATCTAAATACTTAGCTACAGGATGTTTGGATGGAAAAATAAGAGTATGGGATAGCCTCTCTGGTGACTGCATAAGAACTTTCAGTGGCCACGCAGGTGCCATTCAATCTCTCTCTGCTTCTGCTAAtctggatttccttgtttcaGCTTCTATTGATGGAACCGCAAGAGTGTTTGAGATTTCTGAGTTTCGGTAA
- the LOC110609909 gene encoding transcription termination factor MTERF4, chloroplastic: MSLYLLRRRKFLTLFTNPIAPQRFCAKPTSASLLIKTPRDPCHENPQLDSPFRVLVFGTSFSTQSKFPEYEMPSVTWGVVQGKREKLVNRVIICDYLKSLGIIPDELEDLELPSTVQVMKERVEFLQKLGLTIDDFNAYPLMLGCSVRKNIIPVLGYLEKNGISRSKMGEFVKNYPQVLHASVVVELMPVVKFLRGLDVEKQDLGYVLQKYPELLGFKLEGTMSTSVAYLVSIGVNPRDIGPMVTQFPYFLGMRVGTTIKPFVDFLVELGLPKKIVARMLEKRAYVLGYDLEETIKPNVDCLISFGVRRESLPSVIAQYPQILGLPLKAKLSSQQYFFNLKLKIDPDGFAQVIEKMPQITSLNQHVIMKPVEFLLGRGIPSEDVAKMVVKCPQLVALRVPLMKNSFYFFKSEMGRPINELVDFPEYFTYSLESRIKPRYQRLQSKGIRCSLNWFLNCSDQRFEERLQGDYIESENQGPSFCMGGKLELPGFEVMSDEEDESDDEVLYKRTVSL; encoded by the coding sequence ATGAGCTTGTACTTGCTTAgaagaagaaaatttttaaCGTTATTCACCAATCCTATTGCTCCTCAACGGTTTTGTGCAAAACCCACTTCAGCATCGTTGTTAATCAAAACCCCACGAGACCCATGTCACGAAAACCCTCAATTAGATAGCCCTTTTAGGGTTTtagtgtttggtacctcattttcAACACAGTCTAAGTTCCCCGAGTATGAGATGCCTTCGGTCACTTGGGGTGTTGTCCAAGGGAAGAGAGAAAAGCTGGTTAATCGTGTTATAATATGTGATTACCTTAAGTCTTTGGGAATAATTCCTGATGAATTGGAAGACTTAGAACTGCCGTCAACTGTTCAGGTGATGAAGGAGCGTGTTGAGTTCTTGCAGAAGTTGGGATTAACCATTGATGATTTTAATGCGTACCCTTTAATGCTAGGATGCAGTGTCCGGAAAAACATCATACCTGTGTTAGGGTACTTAGAAAAGAATGGCATTAGTAGGTCTAAAATGGGGGAGTTTGTTAAGAATTATCCACAAGTGTTGCATGCAAGTGTTGTTGTTGAGCTTATGCCGGTTGTTAAGTTTCTTCGTGGGTTAGACGTGGAGAAACAGGATCTTGGGTATGTCCTGCAAAAATATCCTGAGCTTCTTGGCTTTAAGCTTGAAGGAACAATGAGTACTTCTGTGGCTTATCTCGTAAGCATTGGTGTTAATCCTAGAGATATTGGGCCAATGGTGACACAATTTCCATACTTTTTAGGGATGAGAGTAGGGACTACAATTAAGCCATTTGTTGACTTTTTGGTTGAGTTGGGTTTGCCAAAGAAAATAGTGGCTAGGATGCTGGAGAAGCGAGCATACGTTCTTGGATATGATCTTGAAGAAACAATTAAGCCAAATGTGGATTGTTTAATAAGTTTTGGTGTAAGAAGGGAATCACTACCTTCAGTTATTGCACAGTACCCTCAGATTCTTGGATTGCCTTTAAAAGCTAAGCTATCTTCACAGCAGTATTTCTTCAACTTGAAGCTCAAGATTGATCCTGATGGGTTTGCACAAGTAATAGAAAAGATGCCACAGATTACGAGCCTTAACCAGCATGTGATCATGAAACCAGTAGAGTTTCTTTTAGGGCGAGGAATACCATCTGAGGATGTAGCAAAGATGGTTGTAAAATGTCCGCAGTTAGTTGCATTGCGAGTACCACTCATGAAGAACAGCTTTTACTTTTTCAAGAGTGAAATGGGGAGGCCCATCAATGAACTTGTGGATTTCCCTGAATATTTTACATATAGCCTGGAATCCAGAATCAAGCCAAGATACCAGAGGCTGCAAAGCAAGGGAATCAGGTGTTCATTGAATTGGTTCCTCAACTGTAGCGACCAGAGATTTGAGGAAAGATTGCAAGGTGATTATATCGAATCAGAAAATCAGGGTCCATCATTCTGTATGGGAGGGAAGTTAGAACTACCAGGTTTTGAGGTTATGTCAGATGAGGAAGATGAGAGTGATGATGAAGTACTTTACAAACGAACTGTTTCCCTTTAA
- the LOC122723059 gene encoding secreted RxLR effector protein 161-like produces the protein MDSRTKLSKKDESPLVNATLYKSTIRSLGYLVSTRPDLAYSVGIVSRFMESLTSKHLGAVKQILRYIKGILNYGCRYVKEERKELRLIGYCDSDLAGDIDDRKSTSGVIYFLGSNPITWFSQKQKVVALSSCEAEYVAATAGACQGVWIERFLSELRGQQDKKTLLRIDNRSAIALTKNRVHHSRSKHIDVKYHFLRDCVQNGDIEVEYVKTEEQCADILTKPLSWDKFEKRRIMIGIKNVKTLRQD, from the coding sequence ATGGATTCAAGAACAAAGCTGAGCAAGAAAGATGAAAGTCCTTTAGTTAATGCTACGCTATACAAGAGTACTATCAGGAGCTTGGGGTACTTAGTGAGCACTCGGCCTGATTTAGCTTACTCTGTTGGCATTGTAAGTCGGTTCATGGAGTCTTTGACGTCAAAACACCTGGGGGCTGTAAAACAAATACTGAGATACATCAAAGGAATCTTAAACTACGGTTGCAGGTATgtcaaagaagaaagaaaagagctgAGACTGATTGGCTATTGTGACAGCGATTTGGCAGGGGACATTGATGATCGTAAGAGCACGTCGGGAGTAATTTACTTCCTTGGAAGCAATCCTATTACGTGGTTCTCACAAAAGCAAAAAGTCGTGGCATTATCTTCGTGTGAAGCTGAATATGTTGCAGCAACTGCAGGAGCGTGTCAAGGTGTCTGGATTGAAAGATTTCTTAGTGAGCTGAGAGGTCAACAAGACAAGAAAACCCTGTTGAGAATCGACAACCGATCCGCCATAGCTCTCACGAAGAATCGGGTGCATCACAGCCGGAGTAAACACATTGATGTCAAGTATCATTTCCTAAGAGATTGCGTTCAAAATGGTGATATCGAAGTCGAATATGTGAAGACGGAGGAGCAATGTGCAGACATTCTGACAAAACCATTGTCATGGGATAAATTCGAGAAGCGGCGCATCATGATTGGAATTAAGAACGTAAAGACATTGCGACAAGATTAA